The following coding sequences lie in one Methylotuvimicrobium alcaliphilum 20Z genomic window:
- a CDS encoding EAL domain-containing protein, whose protein sequence is MMPNTGSYRILMVEDDPGDANLVRQALRASRDVHFEIIWSTNLTEAKRQLQDGSLDVVLLDLTLPDSSGLDTVDAVRQAAGTLPLIVLTGNDDSQFALRTLDCGAQDYLVKGRFETDGLVRAIRYAVSRGRLEQRLAETGMHLRTLINALPDIVCFKDGEGRWLEANDFDLKLFGLEHVDYRGKKDSELAVYQDFYKESFLACEASDEKAWQAGVITRVEEDIPRPDGSSRTFEIIKIPLFHDDGRRKGLVVVGRDIDERKQAEARHRLSTRVFETAGEAIMVTDADANIIAVNPAFTRITGYTEAEVQGKNPRLLNSGRYSKSFWAAMWRALQNKGEWAGEIWNRRKNGEMFLEWETISAVRDERGNVTQYIAVFADLSEIRRAQEAAEKLAWRDPLTGLGNRALFLKELEQTLIAASREGRFAGVLLLNLDRFKDINEARGLAIGDELLKTVATRLLDALSDDDLLARLDSDEFAVLLTRQAPTQEAFGREALALAEKLRAELRRGFEVEGELMHLDAAVGIALCSEGNGETAIDILRQADMAMHRAKTEGGGRVVFFETTMGDAVKERFKLEGELRTAIAEGQLKLYLQPQVDSDGIQVGAESLVRWQHPERGLIMPGVFIPLAEATDLIVALDRWMLGSVCRILAELDGEGRSIRLSVNISPRHFERSDFVGEIKRQLMLSGADPTHLVLEVTEGLMIGNLEDVVAKMTILSTMGIHFSMDDFGTGYSSLAYLKRLPIHEIKIDKSFIQDAPTDPNDAALVETILAVAQHLSLQVVAEGVETQAQSDFLKARGRVIYQGYLYGKPEPAESWLQRLRDQ, encoded by the coding sequence ATGATGCCAAACACCGGATCTTACCGGATATTAATGGTGGAAGACGATCCCGGCGATGCTAATTTGGTGCGTCAGGCTTTGCGTGCGTCTCGGGACGTCCATTTCGAAATTATTTGGTCGACGAACTTAACCGAAGCTAAACGCCAGTTGCAGGACGGTTCGCTCGATGTAGTTTTGCTCGATTTGACTCTGCCCGACTCGAGTGGGCTCGATACCGTAGATGCGGTTCGTCAAGCCGCCGGAACTTTGCCGTTGATTGTCTTGACCGGTAATGACGATAGTCAATTCGCATTGCGGACATTGGATTGCGGAGCCCAGGATTATTTAGTCAAAGGTCGTTTCGAAACCGATGGATTGGTGCGTGCGATTCGTTATGCGGTTAGCCGAGGACGCCTTGAGCAACGTTTGGCCGAAACCGGCATGCATTTGCGGACGTTAATCAATGCGCTGCCGGATATCGTTTGCTTTAAGGATGGAGAAGGGCGTTGGCTCGAAGCGAACGATTTCGATTTGAAATTATTCGGTTTGGAGCATGTCGATTATCGAGGTAAAAAAGATTCCGAGCTAGCGGTTTACCAAGACTTTTATAAAGAGTCTTTTTTAGCCTGTGAGGCCAGCGACGAAAAAGCTTGGCAAGCCGGAGTCATTACCCGGGTTGAAGAAGACATCCCACGCCCCGACGGATCTTCGCGAACGTTTGAGATTATTAAAATTCCGTTGTTTCATGATGATGGTCGCCGTAAAGGCTTGGTTGTGGTTGGGCGCGATATTGACGAGCGTAAACAAGCCGAGGCGCGCCATAGACTTTCCACCCGAGTCTTTGAGACGGCCGGCGAAGCGATCATGGTGACTGATGCCGATGCGAACATTATTGCCGTTAATCCTGCTTTTACGCGCATTACCGGTTATACCGAAGCCGAAGTGCAAGGAAAAAACCCACGCCTGTTAAACTCCGGGCGATACAGTAAGTCGTTTTGGGCGGCGATGTGGCGAGCGCTGCAGAATAAAGGAGAATGGGCCGGCGAAATCTGGAATCGGCGCAAGAACGGGGAGATGTTTCTGGAATGGGAAACGATCAGCGCGGTTAGGGACGAGCGCGGGAACGTGACGCAATATATCGCCGTATTTGCCGATCTAAGCGAAATCAGACGCGCACAAGAGGCGGCCGAAAAATTGGCGTGGCGCGACCCGCTGACCGGTTTAGGCAACCGGGCTCTGTTCTTGAAGGAATTGGAGCAAACCTTGATTGCCGCTTCTCGGGAAGGTCGATTTGCCGGTGTGCTCTTATTAAATCTTGACCGTTTTAAGGACATCAATGAAGCTCGCGGACTGGCAATCGGCGATGAATTACTGAAAACCGTCGCTACTCGTTTGCTTGATGCATTGAGTGATGATGATCTATTGGCAAGATTGGATTCCGACGAGTTTGCCGTTTTGCTGACACGTCAAGCGCCTACGCAAGAAGCGTTTGGACGAGAAGCGTTAGCGCTGGCGGAAAAATTGCGGGCTGAATTGCGCCGCGGTTTCGAGGTCGAGGGTGAGCTAATGCATCTCGATGCTGCGGTCGGAATCGCACTGTGTTCGGAAGGAAACGGTGAAACAGCAATCGATATATTACGTCAGGCCGATATGGCCATGCATCGCGCCAAAACCGAAGGCGGAGGACGTGTTGTGTTCTTCGAAACTACGATGGGGGATGCGGTCAAGGAGCGTTTCAAGCTCGAAGGTGAATTGCGTACGGCGATCGCCGAAGGACAACTCAAACTTTATTTGCAGCCACAGGTCGATAGCGACGGTATCCAGGTAGGAGCGGAGTCTCTGGTGCGTTGGCAGCATCCTGAACGAGGCTTGATCATGCCCGGAGTATTTATTCCGCTGGCCGAAGCGACCGATTTGATCGTAGCGCTCGATCGCTGGATGCTCGGTTCGGTTTGCAGGATATTGGCCGAGCTCGATGGCGAAGGCCGCTCGATTCGGCTTTCGGTAAATATTAGTCCGAGGCATTTCGAACGTTCGGATTTCGTGGGGGAAATAAAGCGGCAATTGATGTTGAGCGGTGCCGATCCGACGCATTTGGTTTTGGAAGTGACCGAAGGGTTAATGATCGGTAATCTTGAAGATGTCGTGGCTAAGATGACTATATTGTCGACGATGGGCATTCATTTTTCAATGGATGATTTCGGCACCGGCTATTCGAGCTTGGCTTATTTGAAACGCTTGCCGATACATGAAATAAAAATCGATAAAAGTTTCATACAAGATGCGCCGACCGATCCGAACGATGCCGCACTGGTCGAAACTATTTTAGCGGTTGCGCAACATTTGAGCTTGCAAGTGGTGGCTGAAGGGGTGGAAACTCAAGCGCAGAGCGATTTTTTGAAAGCTCGCGGCCGAGTGATTTATCAAGGGTATTTATACGGTAAACCCGAGCCGGCGGAAAGTTGGCTGCAACGCTTGAGAGATCAGTAA